In Cytobacillus oceanisediminis, the following proteins share a genomic window:
- a CDS encoding Lrp/AsnC family transcriptional regulator, whose product MESIVSKVLDHLDIKILDMLQKDARISNLELSKRVNLSAPAVHARIKRLEAEGYIQKHVAILSHEKLGFDLLCFVFMSTNMHQAERLESLEKTLESMKEVLECHCLTGEYDYLLKVACKDRKGLEMFIRKLNELGITKIQTSLALREIKDSTVLPIQD is encoded by the coding sequence GTGGAATCAATTGTAAGCAAGGTATTAGATCACCTGGATATAAAAATCTTGGATATGCTTCAAAAGGATGCTCGGATCAGCAATCTGGAACTGTCGAAAAGGGTGAATCTGTCTGCTCCGGCTGTGCATGCGAGAATTAAGCGGTTGGAAGCGGAAGGGTATATCCAAAAGCATGTGGCTATTTTAAGCCATGAGAAGCTGGGCTTTGATTTATTATGCTTCGTGTTCATGAGCACCAATATGCACCAGGCTGAAAGACTGGAATCTCTTGAAAAAACACTGGAATCCATGAAGGAAGTTTTAGAATGTCATTGTTTAACAGGGGAGTATGATTATCTGCTGAAAGTAGCATGCAAGGATCGCAAGGGGCTGGAGATGTTTATCAGGAAGCTGAATGAATTGGGGATCACGAAGATTCAGACCAGCCTGGCACTGAGGGAGATTAAGGATTCGACGGTGCTGCCGATACAGGATTAG
- a CDS encoding ChaB family protein, whose product MPYDKISDLPDSVKDNLPHHAQEIFKEAFNSASDEYDEEETAFKVAWSAVKKKYEKNDDDKWVKKEE is encoded by the coding sequence ATGCCTTATGATAAAATAAGCGATCTGCCTGATTCCGTCAAAGATAATCTTCCGCATCACGCACAGGAAATTTTTAAAGAGGCGTTTAATTCTGCAAGCGATGAGTATGACGAGGAAGAAACGGCCTTTAAGGTTGCCTGGAGTGCAGTGAAGAAGAAATATGAGAAGAATGATGATGATAAATGGGTGAAGAAGGAAGAGTAA
- a CDS encoding SRPBCC domain-containing protein — protein MKEMLVYRYEDVIHSPIDLVFKYVDDDEKIKLWNTMLIENIYDNEENKPVPEPGTKFVTVQKLDKKIIKIDSELIEYEAPHKVVIHSHSKEGLSISKYHLSREHNGTRLIVEASLVPSNLFYRLTTKLLGWTAKFVFEEQYQNLKRYVENEADDDE, from the coding sequence ATGAAAGAAATGCTTGTTTACAGATATGAAGATGTTATCCACTCCCCGATTGATTTGGTTTTCAAATACGTGGATGATGATGAAAAAATAAAGCTCTGGAATACTATGCTTATCGAAAACATTTATGACAATGAAGAAAATAAACCTGTCCCGGAGCCTGGCACTAAGTTTGTCACCGTTCAGAAACTGGATAAAAAAATCATCAAAATCGATTCCGAATTGATTGAATATGAAGCTCCCCATAAAGTTGTTATTCACTCTCATTCCAAAGAAGGCTTAAGCATTTCAAAGTATCACTTATCTAGAGAACATAACGGAACGCGTCTGATTGTCGAAGCAAGCCTTGTTCCAAGCAACCTCTTCTATAGGCTGACAACCAAACTTTTAGGATGGACAGCTAAATTTGTGTTTGAAGAACAATACCAGAACTTGAAGAGATATGTTGAGAATGAAGCGGATGATGATGAATAA
- a CDS encoding TerD family protein: MSVTLLKGQKVDLTKKHPDIQEVTVGLGWDIAGTDFDLDASVFLLGGNGKVESEGDFVFYNNPIAGEGSVLYHGDSRIGSDHGDSEQIEVRLSKVPPHVERLSFTVTIHDAEQKGQHFGQLNKAYIRILNRVSGEEILRFDLGKDFTAETAIVAADLYRHNGEWKFNPVARGFHGGLAALCAHFGVETDEEAAPAEALPAPVPESKPAAPVPSQAKLSKIELKKKETVNIQKSTRITAHLEWDADNMDLDLYCFYVTKAGEQGKVYWKDLGSADSMPYITLSGDSQNKGQETILIHRPDELKYLLFAAYSALSNGIGSFKSMRARAVVDNHLGSTVTAPLLEENKYAYWVAIAHVDLTIPGGMKVSHVEAYSGRHKENSPVLFPDGTFQMDIGPIEFKRDGKGFFGGLFGKK, encoded by the coding sequence ATGAGTGTAACACTATTAAAGGGGCAAAAGGTTGATTTAACGAAGAAGCACCCTGACATTCAGGAGGTTACGGTTGGACTTGGCTGGGATATAGCAGGGACAGATTTTGATCTCGATGCGAGTGTGTTTCTGCTCGGCGGAAATGGAAAAGTGGAATCAGAAGGGGATTTCGTTTTTTACAACAATCCGATTGCCGGTGAAGGCAGTGTTCTTTACCATGGAGACAGCCGGATTGGAAGTGACCACGGCGACAGTGAACAGATTGAGGTCCGCCTTTCTAAAGTTCCTCCCCATGTGGAAAGGCTCAGTTTTACTGTGACGATTCACGATGCCGAGCAAAAGGGACAGCATTTTGGGCAGTTAAATAAAGCCTATATCCGCATCCTGAACCGAGTTTCCGGTGAAGAAATCCTTCGATTTGATCTGGGAAAAGATTTTACTGCTGAAACGGCGATTGTGGCAGCAGATCTTTACCGGCATAATGGGGAGTGGAAGTTCAATCCGGTTGCAAGAGGATTCCATGGCGGGCTTGCGGCTTTGTGTGCCCATTTTGGGGTGGAAACGGATGAGGAGGCTGCACCAGCCGAAGCTCTGCCGGCACCCGTGCCAGAATCTAAACCAGCTGCGCCTGTTCCTTCTCAGGCAAAACTGTCTAAAATTGAATTGAAAAAGAAAGAAACCGTCAATATTCAAAAATCGACCAGGATTACAGCTCATCTTGAGTGGGATGCTGACAACATGGATTTAGATCTCTACTGCTTTTATGTCACGAAGGCAGGAGAGCAGGGAAAAGTCTACTGGAAAGACCTTGGCAGTGCTGATAGCATGCCCTACATCACGCTTTCCGGGGATTCACAGAACAAGGGGCAGGAAACCATTCTCATCCACAGGCCAGATGAATTGAAGTATCTATTGTTTGCAGCCTATAGTGCACTTTCGAACGGGATCGGAAGCTTTAAAAGCATGAGGGCACGCGCTGTGGTGGACAATCATCTCGGCAGCACTGTGACGGCACCGCTTCTTGAAGAAAATAAGTATGCGTATTGGGTTGCGATCGCCCATGTGGATCTAACCATTCCAGGCGGTATGAAGGTTAGCCACGTTGAAGCCTATTCCGGCAGGCATAAAGAGAATTCACCAGTCCTATTTCCTGATGGAACGTTTCAAATGGACATTGGGCCAATTGAATTCAAGCGGGACGGAAAAGGATTCTTTGGCGGGCTGTTCGGTAAAAAGTAA
- a CDS encoding DMT family transporter: protein MRGYFYLTISIAGEIFATTMLKLSDGFTVLLPSAGVLFGYALSFYCLSLCLKTVPLSLAYAIWSGAGTALTALIGAILWREAFSSLKILGIILIIGGIVVLNSSSSAETIKEPSS from the coding sequence ATGAGGGGATATTTTTATTTAACAATCTCAATCGCCGGAGAGATTTTTGCCACTACCATGCTTAAGCTGTCGGATGGATTTACTGTGCTGCTTCCATCTGCAGGAGTCTTGTTTGGCTATGCACTTTCATTTTATTGCTTATCATTATGTCTCAAAACCGTTCCATTAAGTCTGGCTTATGCCATTTGGTCAGGAGCAGGAACAGCGTTAACTGCTTTAATCGGTGCCATACTATGGAGAGAAGCATTCAGCAGCCTTAAGATACTGGGAATCATTTTGATTATTGGAGGAATAGTCGTATTGAATTCTTCCAGCAGTGCAGAAACTATAAAAGAGCCTTCAAGCTAA
- a CDS encoding DMT family transporter — protein sequence MNAYLLLALAIVSEVFGSSLLKAADGFKKLLPSLGVIIGYGVAFYALSLSLKTLPLGVAYAIWAGLGTVLTALVGITIYKENVNGKKILGLALIVGGVILLNSGGGH from the coding sequence ATGAATGCCTATTTACTTTTAGCATTAGCCATTGTAAGTGAAGTGTTTGGCAGCTCCTTGCTTAAAGCAGCAGACGGATTTAAAAAGCTCCTGCCATCCCTTGGCGTAATCATTGGATATGGTGTCGCTTTTTACGCGCTGTCTTTATCGTTAAAAACACTGCCGCTGGGAGTGGCCTATGCGATATGGGCTGGCCTCGGGACTGTGCTGACAGCCTTGGTCGGAATCACCATCTATAAAGAGAATGTAAATGGCAAAAAGATTCTGGGATTGGCTTTGATAGTTGGAGGAGTCATCTTATTGAATAGCGGTGGAGGCCATTAA
- a CDS encoding erythromycin esterase family protein yields the protein MNFITQKTKSLWIDQIASKSCEITDSSDFTCMDPYVEGKRIVLLGESSHGVGDFYTAKINMIKYLHSVHGFNVVILESGLLEAVFCRKTLKGLPAREQIQNGLLDIYHNEEMLPLFQETWANGMHLAGMDIQPAYPLISQNMLEWLKIHTEEELYASIYQAETVFFNIDKEIRGQTKIPKKIKAKIQMCMDLYHSSLELFENRLEEADWEKEKIFHIIGKGLENRLKWLEINTKSWISSGVMRGMHMFGNLQWLLEECYKGEKVIVWAHNFHIRKSKTVTSKLFGIKNVGQQLSKCYGDQVYSIGFYAGEGEFSSLLRVNFPINVSKKQLERLLMEASGHDSFVPLCEKGLPQRNWLNRRWRLLEAGMMGQLPIAIYPQKHYDGIMFCRKVKPPVYFKRDERSKA from the coding sequence ATGAATTTCATAACACAAAAAACAAAATCACTTTGGATAGATCAAATAGCCAGCAAAAGCTGTGAAATAACGGATTCATCAGATTTTACCTGTATGGATCCATATGTTGAGGGGAAAAGAATTGTGCTGCTGGGAGAGAGCAGCCATGGAGTCGGGGATTTTTACACAGCCAAAATCAATATGATTAAGTATTTGCATAGTGTCCATGGATTTAATGTAGTTATTCTCGAGAGCGGTCTGCTTGAAGCGGTATTTTGCAGAAAAACTTTGAAAGGCCTGCCTGCCAGGGAACAAATCCAAAACGGACTGCTGGATATTTATCATAATGAAGAAATGCTTCCTTTATTTCAGGAAACCTGGGCCAATGGGATGCATCTCGCCGGAATGGATATTCAGCCTGCATACCCGCTGATCTCGCAAAACATGCTGGAATGGCTCAAGATTCATACAGAGGAAGAACTATATGCTTCCATTTATCAGGCAGAAACAGTATTTTTCAACATTGATAAGGAGATAAGGGGACAAACGAAAATACCTAAGAAGATTAAAGCAAAGATACAAATGTGTATGGATCTATATCATTCAAGCCTGGAACTTTTTGAGAACAGATTGGAAGAAGCCGATTGGGAAAAAGAAAAGATCTTTCACATTATTGGGAAGGGACTCGAAAATCGGCTGAAGTGGCTGGAAATCAATACAAAAAGCTGGATTTCTTCTGGCGTCATGCGGGGAATGCATATGTTCGGAAATCTGCAGTGGTTATTGGAAGAGTGTTACAAGGGTGAAAAGGTCATTGTATGGGCTCATAATTTTCACATTAGAAAAAGCAAAACAGTGACTTCTAAGCTGTTTGGAATCAAGAATGTCGGACAGCAGCTTTCAAAATGCTATGGGGATCAGGTTTATTCCATAGGATTTTATGCTGGAGAGGGTGAGTTTTCCTCCCTGCTTAGAGTGAACTTTCCCATTAATGTGTCTAAAAAGCAGCTGGAAAGGTTGCTTATGGAGGCCAGTGGGCATGACAGTTTTGTGCCTTTATGTGAAAAGGGGCTTCCACAGCGGAACTGGCTGAATCGGAGGTGGCGGCTCCTCGAAGCTGGCATGATGGGACAGCTGCCCATTGCCATATATCCGCAAAAGCACTATGACGGCATCATGTTTTGCAGAAAGGTTAAGCCGCCTGTGTATTTTAAGCGTGATGAAAGGAGTAAGGCATGA
- a CDS encoding manganese catalase family protein: MYFYKEDLINMIVPDKPDPHAARVLQEALGGQFGEMRTLMQFSFQSANFRGKAKQYRDLIRGVFLEELSHVELVQTTINQLLNDAGGSMPGNQAEDGAPLDDVIQGGANPHHFIMGAKASLPVDAGGNPWNGSWVYDHGNLVANLLNNVVLESTGVLQKSRIYEMSSNKTLRETIAFLIVRDNAHQNAFAKALETLGVNWGKIFPIPNYDLNKYPECRKYVEMGFHNAQFNFRLDDTRIGEVFQGTTPSRNGGDLSVVEPPKGYPVPEMPDMPNEHAPGLFDLNN; this comes from the coding sequence ATGTACTTTTATAAAGAAGATTTAATCAATATGATTGTGCCGGATAAGCCGGATCCGCATGCGGCAAGAGTGCTTCAGGAAGCGTTGGGCGGACAGTTTGGCGAAATGAGGACGCTGATGCAGTTTTCATTCCAGAGCGCAAATTTCAGAGGAAAAGCGAAGCAATATCGTGATCTGATCAGAGGTGTGTTTTTGGAAGAGCTAAGCCATGTCGAACTCGTTCAAACTACGATTAATCAGCTTCTAAATGATGCTGGGGGAAGTATGCCAGGCAATCAGGCTGAAGATGGAGCTCCATTGGATGATGTGATTCAAGGAGGAGCAAACCCTCATCATTTTATTATGGGGGCAAAGGCATCTCTCCCTGTCGATGCTGGCGGCAACCCGTGGAACGGCTCCTGGGTATATGACCACGGTAACCTGGTGGCCAACCTCCTGAATAATGTCGTTCTTGAATCGACAGGTGTTCTCCAGAAATCAAGGATTTACGAGATGAGCAGCAATAAGACACTAAGAGAGACGATTGCCTTCCTGATTGTCCGGGATAATGCCCATCAAAATGCATTCGCAAAAGCACTGGAAACGTTAGGAGTGAATTGGGGCAAAATATTCCCGATTCCTAATTACGATTTAAATAAATACCCTGAATGCCGAAAATATGTGGAAATGGGCTTCCACAATGCCCAGTTTAATTTCAGGCTTGATGATACCCGGATCGGTGAGGTTTTCCAGGGGACCACTCCTAGCAGAAATGGTGGAGACCTTTCCGTGGTAGAACCGCCAAAAGGCTATCCTGTTCCTGAAATGCCTGATATGCCGAATGAGCATGCGCCGGGGCTTTTTGATTTGAATAATTAG